In Anser cygnoides isolate HZ-2024a breed goose chromosome 16, Taihu_goose_T2T_genome, whole genome shotgun sequence, one genomic interval encodes:
- the REM1 gene encoding GTP-binding protein REM 1: protein MTLNTQRGSKSPLRRRASTPLPRPGAPGATPRTEPGHPQLGHSSSEPGGRAAAPRGSWSSESSASSGCWEPQYRVVLLGDPGVGKTSLANAFAGVQERDLLEQHGEVAYERTLSVDGEETTLLVIDAWEPERRGEESWHRSHCLQVGNAYVIVYSITDHGSFESASELRIQLRSMRQAEDIPIILVGNKSDLVRCREVSVEEGRACAMMFDCKFIETSAALQHNVAELFEGVVRQLRLRREGKEAGAHPASVHKRKESLTKRARRFLDRLVARNSSKVALKVRSKSCHDLSVL, encoded by the exons ATGACCCTGAACACGCAGCGCGGGAGCAAGAGCCCGCTGCGGAGGAGGGCCAGCACCCCTCTGCCGCGGCCCGGGGCACCGGGTGCCACGCCACGGACCGAGcccgggcacccccagctcGGCCACTCGTCGTCGGAGCCGGGCGGCAGGGCTGCGGCCCCCCGGGGCAGCTGGTCCTCCGAGTCCTCGGCCTCGTCgggctgctgggagccccagtacCGCGTGGTGCTGCTGGGAGACCCCGGCGTGGGCAAAACCAGCCTGGCCAACGCCTTCGCCGGCGTCCAGGAGCGggacctgctggagcagcacgGAG AAGTGGCGTACGAGCGCACGCTGTCCGTGGATGGCGAGGAGACCACGCTGCTGGTGATAGACGCCTGGGAGCCGGAGCGGCGG GGTGAGGAGAGCTGGCACCGCAGCCACTGCCTGCAGGTGGGGAACGCGTATGTCATCGTCTACTCCATCACGGACCACGGCAGCTTTGAGAGCGCCTCGGAGCTGCGCATCCAGCTGCGCAGCATGCGGCAGGCCGAGGACATCCCCATCATCCTGGTGGGGAACAAATCCGACCTGGTGCGGTGCCGCGAGGTCTCCGTTGAAG AGGGCCGTGCCTGCGCCATGATGTTCGACTGCAAGTTCATCGAGACGTCGGCGGCCCTGCAGCACAACGTGGCCGAGCTCTTCGAGGGGGTGGTGCGGCAGCTGCGCCTGCGCCGCGAGGGCAAGGAGGCCGGCGCGCACCCCGCGTCTGTCCACAAGCGCAAGGAGAGCCTCACCAAGAGGGCCCGGCGCTTCCTCGACAGGCTGGTGGCCAGGAACAGCAGCAAGGTGGCCCTCAAAGTCCGCTCCAAGTCCTGCCACGACCTGTCCGTGCTCTGA
- the C16H20orf96 gene encoding uncharacterized protein C20orf96 homolog → MDTRGLVPGELRGAGRSKRRRAKPEERRAAAHELTLPPIPTEDRKEGEKKKPVKFMLSKKTPLPSKTSSSREKYRSFTERESALKEAELAKMLEEIKITTDLTKQKINAIEELKQHSAHLAEANCRLMEDIQHTDASTAKQARDLLQQYEQFQVVQAMTQTFSQNRLDTARAELQEMEKAMEKNLGKLQQQLDEATSKVQVLQDELGVLRTYTDVHYPRQALRIVLLLSDIQNLKEQQQDEIDKTEEMGKAVLEELEEKAQLEREELLQKVVEEVLLHQDGLKQLVINNHVLRCEITRHREVIKDLEEEISELQRSIQTLRQRARDPREVIFADVFLRRPKCAPDAEVVLSIPAEEAPLP, encoded by the exons ATGGACACGAGGGGCCTGGTCCCGGGGGAGCTGAGGGGAGCG GGGCGCAGCAAACGGCGCAGGGCGAAACcggaggagaggagagctgcGGCCCACGAGCTGACCCTGCCACCGATCCCCACCGAGgacaggaaggaaggggagaagaagaagcCAG TTAAATTTATGTTGAGTAAAAAAACACCCTTGCCTTCGAAGACATCGTCGTCCCGagagaaatacagaagtttTACTGAGAGGGAGTCGGCGCTCAAGGAGGCTGAATTAGCGAAAATGTTGGAAGAGATCAAAATTACCACG GATCTGACCAAGCAGAAGATAAATGCCATAGAGGAGCTGAAGCAGCACAGCGCCCACCTGGCAGAGGCCAACTGCCGGCTGATGGAGGACATCCAGCACACCGATGCCAGCACTGCCAAGCAAGCCAGAGACCTGCTGCAGCAGTACGAACAATTCCAG GTGGTCCAGGCGATGACACAGACCTTCAGTCAGAACAGACTGGACACGGCGAGGGCAGAGCTccaggaaatggaaaaagcaatggaaaagaaTCTGGGAA agctacagcagcagctggatgaAGCCACGTCAAAAGTACAGGTTCTCCAGGACGAGCTTGGCGTCCTGCGGACCTACACGGACGTGCATTATCCCAGACAGGCTCTGCGGATTGTCCTCCTGCTGTCCGACATCCAGAAcctgaaggagcagcagcag GATGAGATAGACAAGACAGAAGAAATGGGGAAGGCCGTCCTGGAGGAACTGGAAGAGAAAGCGCAGCTAGAACGAGAGGAGCTGTTGCAGAAAGTCGTGGAG GAGGTGTTGCTGCACCAAGATGGCCTGAAGCAGCTGGTCATAAACAACCACGTTCTTCGATGTGAAATAACAAGGCACAGAGAG GTCATTAAGGACCTGGAAGAGGAGATCAGCGAGCTGCAAAGAAGCATCCAGACGCTCCGCCAGCGTGCAAGAGACCCGAGAGAGGTGATCTTTGCTGATGTTTTTCTCCGCAGACCAAA GTGCGCACCGGACGCCGAGGTGGTCCTCAGCATCCCCGCGGAGGAGGCGCCGCTCCCCTAA